Genomic DNA from Coffea arabica cultivar ET-39 chromosome 7e, Coffea Arabica ET-39 HiFi, whole genome shotgun sequence:
tgataGTATTGAAACATTGGCCGGTACATTCTGTCTAAAAGATAGTTGATGAGAAagccaaattttgaaaactAACGAGAGActtttgttttgggtttgagccctggtaattattttattcaattATTCGCAACACAAATTGCATTATTCAaatgagttgaaaaggagatgGACCGTGTCTATTATTTTCCAGTATACAGATGTCAAGAAACCAAGAAGAATCATCATTTCATGATAACAACATTCCTGAGACATTCCCTCCTGCCCATTTCCCCTTGCCTCTTgaatttgcctttttttttttttttttctgaatctTGTAGCAATAACTTTATATGGATGCATTCTTGAGAGGGCGAACGGGAGATGGAAgatgtttcttgagtttctttacTCACTAATCTACAAAATCTTGATACTGCAAGCAGCTCGAAAGTTCAATTATCTTGAAGATGTTGTATTGGTACGGCAGACTTATTCATCCAAAATCCATGTAGATCTGCAAAACAAAGATGGGAGGGGAATAGAACAATTGTTGTTGAACACCTGTTTTCTTGTCTGGTTTTTTAGTGTATTTATTTGTGGTGGTCAGTGAAGAGTGAAGGGGTTGGGGAAATAATTTTCCTTTGATTACACGGTATTAACTTTGCAATCATCTACTTTGTCTCTTTGGAAACTAGTTTATCACTTCTATGTTGTTATAGGTTAAGGCTACTCTGATTTGGGATCTTTTCTATTTAGGGTATCCTAATGCATATGTATCTCTTGCATTGGTGCGTGCGCCCCCAAACACTAACATTGTCATACTACAACACAATAtacagattaaaaaaaaaaaaagatgaagtaAATTGTTTTACACTAACAACCAGAAGAATTGCATATATTAGGTTAGAATTTACTTACAAAAAGCAATTGAAAATCACGGCATTTATAAACGATGGATACAAATATGAAATCTCCAAACAAATGACTTAAAATCATGCTATTCATAAACGATTGATACAAAATATGAAATCCCTAAAATCAAGAAGATGCACCATCTTTTAATTATCACGAACATCGTTTAGTATAGAATTTTTTTGTTATGCGGTCGTTATGTTGTCTGATGATCAACTCCCTTGTTGAAAGAGTTCAATCCTTTGATTTGCAATCAGAACCATACGGTTATTACGTTGCCTGGTGACCAACCCCTTCGGTGTTTGGTCCTTTGGATTCATTCATCATCTTAAAAGCGATGCTAGATGTACCCATAAGGTGTGGTAGTAGAACCATCTTTTGTCTgaatgattcaaattcatgaatCCGATTGAATTAAAGCGCATTTCATATACAGTCAAGTCCTCGGTAAAATTTGACAAGGATGGCTGGTAGAAAATCTAATCCATATAATCATGTTTTTCTCTGAGTTGCGTAGAAAACAATAATGTAGTACCTATGAGGAATGGAATGATCAAGAAATAGGGTGCCTTCAGCGTTGAGGTGTTTACTTCCACAATATTGACTGATTAAAAATGCAACCCAAAGTGGGGTAACTCTCACATTTTATTAACGTCAAATATAGATACACAGTGGCATCGGGTCATTGTCTCATTTGACCACTCATCACATTGACGGAgaggcagaaaaaaaaaaaaaaaaggggcaatATCTAGCCAAGTACACgaacccacaaaaaaaaaaggaaaaaaaattaacacagggtaaaaataaaatccaacattaaagaaaaagggtttaaaaaaacatttaataattaaaaaaagaagaagaagaagaaaaagaaaaggctgACTTGTAGTTGTAGAGgtgaaaaaaagtaaaagacaGGACTTGACTCGTTTAGGTCAGTCTCTCTCAATGTCCCTCCCACCATCGCCCCCACACCACCACCCCCTCGCCAACTCAGCATACCGCACTCGTACTCCGTGGTGGGAGAGTCAGCGGATAGCTGCTGAGTTGGCCCGATTCAACAAGTTGACCACGACTCAGTCGTACCCCACACCGAGTTGACTCAGTAGtaaaaaaccaaaccaaaccaaaccgcCGAGTTGACTCACGACGACTCACTCCCGTCCCTGAGTTGCCACGCAGAGGTAGCAATCAGCGGACGAGTGTGCCAACCTAGCATCAAGCACCCATCGTTCTCCTCCACCCGGTACCCATCCCCACCGGCAAACAAGGCCAACAACATGCTCGCTTGCTTGAACGCGTTGGATCCCAGGTGAACCGGGTCAAACCCGGCCGAGTTCATCCTCCCCCGCCACTGAGTCAAGGTCTCGTGGCGCTCAACTCGGTCCACGCCTTCGCAGGCCACCACGTTGCAAATCTGCCGCCCCAGATACACTTCAGACATCACCAAGTCCTGGCTGTTGGACTGCTGAGTCAACCCGGAGCTCTCCAACGAGTCAAACATTGTTGAATAATAATGCAACGCCTCATTAAACCTGTCCATGAAAACATTCCCATTATGATTAGCTTCTTGTTCCACGACCGCCACGATTTTTGGCCTCATGGATTTGATCGAATTCAGCACTTTATCGATTGCCCCAGGCCTAGACAACAGCCTATGCAGCTCGAAAACAGAATTAACAGCTACAGCTTCAACCTCACACGGCCTGATTTCCAACATGGAAGCATCAAGATCAGCTAAAGAATTGGCTACAAATCCCCGAAATTCGAACTCCACCCCGATTGTTTTTGCCAAGTGCGCCAACTTCCACCCCACTTGCTGCAATGCATCTGAGTTATCCGGCTGAGGCGGGCCAATCCCGGTTAGCCTAAAAGCCGGTGGCCCGCCTGGCCTTAGAGCCAGAGCTTGCATGAGAGCCGGCCATTGCATCCCCTGTTTCAGACTAAAATCAATAACATGGACCCTGCTCGCTCCACTGAATGCTTCAAGAATAGCCTGATTAGCAGTAAAATGCGCGAATTTCAGGTAAGGGCAGCTCTCGTAGAAATGCATCTGAAGGACATCTGAGTAGGATGATTCGAGGGAATCTTGTGGGTAGATTTTGTAAATCCTTCGAGCTAGGGCCTCGGCAAAATAAGTAGCAACTTTTCTCATGGCGCCTACTTGTGAGACTGCTAGAATTCCTATGTGTTTGACGAGTGCATCTGCAACCTTCATATTATCCTGCTGAATAGCTTCAGCACAAGCCATTAAAGTATGGACAAGTCTGATGCCTGTTTCTTGAGAGTCCACGAGAACTACAGGCCTAGCTGCGTCTGAAGATGGAGGATTGATTGAAGAAACCGATATCCCACCAAAATCAGATCCAGTACTTGAGGGGGAGGATTTCATCCTCTTGTTGGACTCGCAAGAAGGCGACGATTCTTTGGCATTTTCTTTACTAGTAGcactattattattgttattgctGTTACAGAAAATAGCATCACCTGGAATAGCTCTCAAATCatcatcaaaaatcaaatctctATCATTAGTAGCACCGTCAGTACCGCCAATAGCAGGTGAAATTTCGTCATAGCTGATAATACTCGTTGCAGAAGAAGGGGGCAAATTAACGTTGTTGAGTTCAGACAGCATGCTCTGGACCCATCCGGAAAGATCAGAAGGGTTGTAATGAACAGTATCAGAGAGACAGGAAATCCCATCTTCCATAGTCGTCCCCATGACCCTCTCCAATTGCTCCAGCTTCTGGGCAACCTCCGCCATGTCTGAGGACTTAACCTTGTACCCCAACACCGCCAAAAGCTCGTCCATCCCCGCATCTGCAGCTTGTTGCTGCTCTTCTTCCCACATCTTAGTTTTGGTGGAGAAAGGGGGAGGTGGGGAGGGCGTTGGGAGGTGGATTTTGACCATGGATGAGGATGAAGCCTCCCCTTTGTCACGGTTGCGAtcccttttcattttcatcggaAATTTTGGGCGTTCGGGATAAAATGGAAGGTTTTTTCGCTTTAATTTTTGGACCAGGAGCAGCAATTGGTTCAAGAAACCTGGATGATATCGAGTGGACGAGTTCGGAAGTCTCTCGTGGTTTGCTTGGTTTTTCGCATCACTACTTTACAAtatttgggaaatttttctcAGGGAAATCTTGAGAATAAAATAACCATAAAATAGTGGTGGGAATAGTAGCACTAGTACAGTACCAGTAGTACTAGTGGAAATAATTAgtgggagagaaagagagggagagggaggggggGTGGGGGAGATAAGAGGATGTGCTCGTGAAGAGGGCGCGAGCTTCAAGAGAGGAACAGAAGGTGAAACTCTGGTGTGGTGTGGTGAGGGAAAGATaaggaagagaaagaaaggcacggggaagagagagagagggagagagagaaggcTAGCCAGCCAAAACAATAATGGTGTTTCCTTTTGTGATTTCTTTATTTTAAgctaattttaaaatatatatatatatatatatattgctttCATCTCTTTTCGGGTTAGACAGAAACCTATTTTCTTCGAAAGTTGGTTCtagttatttttttctttggacACTTTTTTCGACTACATTACTATAGtatattttactataaaaatttcaaaatttgcaaTCCAAAAGTACTcatgaacaaaaagaaaaaagtcacCATGGACAAAACAATATTTAGAATGTTGAGtttgaataaaaaatcaaatattttaGCTTGGATAGTTTTAAACAATTGTGACAgtgtttttttttcataatgtgatgtatgtgaagtaGAAAGGtgattaaagaattaaaaaaaatgaaaaacatgtttgtgttatatatatatatatatatatattgcaaatTATGCCAATCCAAACGCAGTCATTAATGTGAAACTGCCGGAGGATGCCCTAATTGATGAAATTCCTACGTATATAAATGCATGCACATAATCCCATCTTTGTTGTCACGTAGTACAATGGTGAAAACTGGTATGATACGCATACAAATGAAGcttcatctaaaaatttttcttacGTACATATTTTTTCTGAATTTACCCAATACTACTTATGCTTTCTAGAAAACAAGAGTAAGCATAATAACCTTTTTCGCAACTTTATACTTTTGTGGGCATCATAATTTGTTTTGTCAAAATTCCAAAACTTCCACGACAgtatattttttgtatattataCGGTAGTAGTTCTCTTGGTAAGTTTTGGCTGATGCAAATGAGAACtaaatgataaatattttactCCCAGAGTTGTATTATGAAACTAGTGGAGTACTTCAAATTTCTACAACTTAACCGTTATTATAGAACAACAAAGAACATTAAATGATATCATCAAGTGATTGGAGTTCCATATCTGCAAACGTAACTAGGTAAGGAGTACTTTgaagttgaaattttcaatcatcattCTAGTTATTCATACAATTCAAGAGTACACAATTATTTAAAAGTCTACCTAAAAGAGGAATATTTCAGAGGCATGTTCGCAAgtgcaaaataaaaatttcacgaTATCAAAACTACTAATTTTTGAcgaataagttatcaaaaatatataattagtaTTTCGTGACGATAAATTGCTTACGTTGTGAATgctgattattattattattcaaaaTCTAAAAATGTCTTGAAATACGTATAGATTTGGAAAATTATTTGTCAATAATCCATAATAATTAACCAGCTAGGACATACAAATTACAAATTAGCGATTGTAACAtaagttttttttaataaattctttttttttaaatactataGTGTGACGTTGTTTGTATTTAAAATGGACATAACAAAAGTTGTATAGGTTACTTTTAGGGGAATGGCCCTGCAACTACTTAAAGCATCAAAGAGCCGTGGCAGCACCGCAATGCTGAAAAGATGCCACGGTGATAAGGTGCAGCTCGCCTATACCAgggctcatgcatgcacttcgAGATCAGGTGGCCGTACACATTAACTGATTATGATATATTATATTAAGGGTAAGAATGAAACTGTGGGGTCCCTTGTGGGCTCCTTGATTCGTTCAGGACTTCCAGTTTATCAAACCACCAGCGACTACAGCGAGTTGCACGTACGCTCCAGGGCATTTGGGGACGGTATCAGGTAGTACCAGGTAAAAGCCTACGTCCAGGGAACAGGAAAACAAGAACTAGTTCATGGATCCCCGTCTTTTTAGTTACCAATTGCTTATGGAAATTACAAGTATGATTTAAAGTTAAAAGGGAAAATACCAATTTCATTCCAAAACTTTTTTTAGGTACTTATCTAGTCCCTGACTTTTATTTATGGTCAATTTAATAATTGAACTTCTTTTTACAACTCCAATTAAGAGTCTCAATAGTGGCATCACTATTTAAAATCGATCTGACTCTTAATTGACTAACTAAATAGGGATATTATTAGAATATCACTCACAAGACTATATTAAACTAAGTAAATCATGTAAAAAATTATTAGACAAAATTTTTAAGTAGTGTAAAAAATCACCAGATAAAAACTTTTTTAAAGTTTAATCTTGATTTTTTTAtactatttatttgatttattagGGCCCATGAGTGACGTTCCTAAAATATCTCTATTTAGTTGGTCAATTAAGAATAAAAGTTAATGACTAAATCGATGTtagttaaaaaaatttagagacAAAACTGACCGTTTTTCCTAAAGTTAAAAACATCATGGGTTTGCTATTTTGGACttttaaaatttattccaaCAAGTAAACTAAACAAGGATTTAAAAAGTGATGAAGACAGCGAAAGagcattttaaaatttaaaattgaaaTCAAGTCTCTAGAGGAACATGCTTTAAATTAAGTGCTGGatacaagtccaaatttgaTTGAAACTCAATTACTCATTAAACTCTCATCTATTCACTTTCACGAGATATTTTATACTTACCCAAACGTAAATGGTGCAACTATCTTAGCTAGACTGAAATTATCTATTCGACTAAAATGCTGCATTTGAGTCGAAATGTCCATTGAACTTGTCTTCAGTCAAAGTTCAAGCTTTCAATTAAATTGAACTTTAAAGATCACAAATTTATTAAACTTCAGTTTAACAAAAGAAGTCATATTCGAAGAAGAAGCTGACATGAGAAAAAAGAGTTATAAAGCAAGGATGCTATTTGAAAATAGAAATGGGAAATGTTACCTTGCTTTTATAATTGGGGTTGGAGTGTGTCTACAAAAAAAAAGTGCTTTTAAGCACTAAAAGTACCTGTAAAGTGTTCGATAACTAATTTATCATAACTTAAGTAGCTCAGTTTTTTGTAACTCAAAATACTTTTATAAATTACACTTGTATTAGAAGCACTTCTTTATAACTCACCATAATTTCAAATGGAGCCTTTATATCAATGTTTTTAATTCCAAGattatatatgttttttttagtttgaaatatcattttttGCCATAGTGGATTGTTACACTATATTTGTTGATACTGATATCTAACTATTTTGGATACTAAGAAAACTATtaataatttctcaaaaaatatttttcaacagTAAATTCAAAAGATGCATAAAGCTCTGCCAGGCTAAAAAATACTCGAGCCTATCATCTAGCCTTGAGAAAATATTTGAGCCGCCAAATTAGTGAACTGCCTCAATTCATTAGCATACTAATTTGGGGCTGAATACAGTTAAAATAAATGAGCAAGGTGCGAAATGGCACTGGGGCAAAATTGAAGCGGCAAAATGCAAAGTGGTCTTACCCCAATCCTCTGCAGTTATTCAGTCCTATGATTGCGTGCTCTGAACAGTCTACAAAGTAGAGTGAGGTTCTGAAAATCTgatatttttttacaaatttcTGTTCAGCAAAATAACCTTTTATTGGTCTATGTCCCACTCGAACTGCACGGGAGGGTCAACTTTCCTTTGCACGCTCATTCAGGCATGTCAACGACACGGCTCCATAGAGAAGCCTAAAGGGTTACAGAGTGCAATCCACGCTCGGAATATGACAACTGAGCCGTAAGGTCGGTGGGACCCATGCTAACGAGGTCGAGAGATTCAGACGTCAACGTCGATTTTTGGACCTCCGGATGGAGCCCACCCATTGAAGGGAATTACAGGAAAGTTGTGATAGAGAGGTTTTAAAGTGCTTTCATCCGATAAAAATCAGCTTGAATGAGTAATTAGGTGACTCATTGGATCGGTTTGGATAGGCAATTATTTAACACAAACCCCGCCCTCGCCTCCCCAGCCCAACCACCctaaaaaaactcaaaaaaaaaaaaggccatgATAaatactttgttttttttttaatcttatcaatcacttttttatattGCATACATACCACAACAAATGTATTATCAGttgaatttttttccaaataatcttATTGAAAGTGCTATaatattgatttttttaaatttataataatataaaatttgacctttttattttccgaaaaaagaaattttgaacCAATTAGAAAGGGTTATTGAGTTGATGGATGGAAAGAGACCGAAAATAGCAGCACATATGTTAATATATGAGGCAAAAAACCGTTTTCTTAGTTTATTAATTAgacaaaatattcaaatactTCAACTTTCATTCCACGAATCATAAGTGGTT
This window encodes:
- the LOC113698790 gene encoding DELLA protein GAI-like, producing the protein MKMKRDRNRDKGEASSSSMVKIHLPTPSPPPPFSTKTKMWEEEQQQAADAGMDELLAVLGYKVKSSDMAEVAQKLEQLERVMGTTMEDGISCLSDTVHYNPSDLSGWVQSMLSELNNVNLPPSSATSIISYDEISPAIGGTDGATNDRDLIFDDDLRAIPGDAIFCNSNNNNNSATSKENAKESSPSCESNKRMKSSPSSTGSDFGGISVSSINPPSSDAARPVVLVDSQETGIRLVHTLMACAEAIQQDNMKVADALVKHIGILAVSQVGAMRKVATYFAEALARRIYKIYPQDSLESSYSDVLQMHFYESCPYLKFAHFTANQAILEAFSGASRVHVIDFSLKQGMQWPALMQALALRPGGPPAFRLTGIGPPQPDNSDALQQVGWKLAHLAKTIGVEFEFRGFVANSLADLDASMLEIRPCEVEAVAVNSVFELHRLLSRPGAIDKVLNSIKSMRPKIVAVVEQEANHNGNVFMDRFNEALHYYSTMFDSLESSGLTQQSNSQDLVMSEVYLGRQICNVVACEGVDRVERHETLTQWRGRMNSAGFDPVHLGSNAFKQASMLLALFAGGDGYRVEENDGCLMLGWHTRPLIATSAWQLRDGSESS